From a region of the uncultured Desulfatiglans sp. genome:
- a CDS encoding conserved hypothetical protein (Evidence 4 : Unknown function but conserved in other organisms), protein MESLITAIQAVRHPGLIEGSAAIPGMAEDLGRQLAVIAYKSNSPVTWVMFLGGTGTGKSTLFNLFCGRALSATGVERPKTFGPIAYAHANANIGTGFPFPELEPDEPSPEEDLRQPMAGTPSRLSIISHRRKTLSHLAIVDTPDVDSVEEGNRVITRNLYLLADAVIFVASPEKYADEVPLDALFEAFQDGKVAAFLLNKVRSGLGAEDVLKVLESRGIACDRGLIRILPAAPGDSAAELSALEAVSRIMRSLHAELDPASSGERLRRQQDRRLEHSRRSAQRLLGLLQAEASAADQWQERLEQLARETADLLLEGEAKRFKAQSDEYIRIEIRKLFNRYDPLAKPRRVIQETILFPLRLLGFRKDKGEARHKQALAKLRKYSDSSPLAAALAQMNRRVLEELAPVGRDTPLGTALRSPDLPLTEPEIEARVLQGQETLLVWIDERFRDLAEHLSTRKKWGIYSASIVWGALLLAVEIVIGGGFTMVDAVLDSALAPFLTKGTTELFAYQEIQKIARELADRYRSELLAVIDEQRRRYQGCLAATLTPPETLQRLDQWLKQRPRAGAKGRTERP, encoded by the coding sequence TTGGAATCTCTGATCACCGCCATCCAGGCCGTCCGCCATCCAGGCCTCATCGAGGGAAGCGCCGCCATCCCGGGGATGGCGGAGGACCTTGGGCGCCAACTGGCGGTGATCGCTTACAAATCCAACTCACCGGTGACGTGGGTGATGTTTCTCGGCGGCACCGGCACCGGCAAATCGACCCTTTTCAATCTCTTCTGCGGCAGGGCGCTCAGTGCGACCGGCGTCGAAAGGCCCAAAACCTTCGGTCCGATCGCCTATGCCCATGCCAATGCGAACATCGGGACAGGCTTCCCTTTCCCGGAGCTGGAACCCGATGAGCCCTCCCCCGAAGAGGACCTGCGCCAGCCCATGGCCGGGACCCCAAGCCGCCTGTCGATCATCAGCCACCGCCGCAAAACGCTCTCCCATCTCGCCATAGTCGACACGCCCGACGTCGACAGCGTGGAGGAGGGCAACCGGGTGATCACCCGCAATCTTTATCTCCTGGCCGACGCGGTCATCTTCGTCGCCAGCCCGGAAAAATATGCGGACGAAGTACCTCTCGATGCCCTGTTCGAGGCCTTTCAGGATGGGAAGGTGGCCGCCTTCCTCTTGAACAAGGTCCGCAGCGGCCTTGGTGCAGAGGACGTCCTGAAGGTCCTCGAAAGCCGTGGGATCGCATGCGACCGGGGCCTGATCCGGATTCTGCCCGCTGCTCCCGGGGATTCGGCGGCGGAGCTGAGCGCCCTGGAAGCCGTAAGCCGCATCATGCGGTCCCTACACGCCGAGCTCGATCCGGCCTCATCCGGAGAGCGGCTGCGCCGCCAGCAGGACCGCCGCCTGGAGCACAGCCGCCGGAGCGCGCAGCGACTGCTCGGCCTGTTGCAGGCGGAGGCGTCCGCCGCCGACCAGTGGCAGGAGAGGCTCGAGCAGCTCGCCCGCGAGACGGCGGACCTCCTGCTGGAGGGAGAGGCAAAGCGCTTCAAGGCACAGAGCGATGAATACATCCGGATCGAAATCCGCAAGCTGTTCAACCGCTACGACCCCCTCGCCAAACCCCGGCGGGTGATCCAGGAAACGATCCTCTTTCCCCTGCGACTGCTCGGCTTCCGCAAGGACAAGGGCGAGGCGCGCCACAAGCAGGCCCTCGCGAAGCTGCGCAAATACTCCGACAGCTCTCCGCTGGCCGCCGCCCTGGCACAGATGAACCGCCGCGTACTGGAAGAACTCGCTCCGGTCGGTCGGGACACCCCGCTTGGCACCGCACTGCGGAGTCCAGACCTGCCTTTGACCGAGCCGGAGATCGAGGCCCGCGTCCTGCAAGGCCAGGAAACGCTGCTTGTCTGGATAGACGAGCGGTTCCGCGACCTGGCCGAACACCTCTCGACGCGCAAGAAGTGGGGCATCTACAGCGCCTCGATCGTCTGGGGGGCGCTCCTCCTTGCGGTCGAAATCGTCATCGGCGGGGGCTTCACCATGGTCGACGCGGTCCTCGACTCCGCGCTCGCGCCCTTTCTGACCAAGGGCACGACAGAGCTTTTCGCCTACCAGGAGATCCAGAAGATCGCCCGCGAACTGGCAGACCGATACCGAAGCGAACTCCTCGCCGTGATCGACGAGCAGCGGAGGCGTTACCAGGGATGCCTCGCGGCGACCCTGACGCCTCCCGAAACGCTGCAACGCCTCGATCAGTGGCTGAAACAGCGGCCCCGCGCCGGCGCGAAGGGCCGCACAGAACGTCCGTGA
- a CDS encoding Hydrolase, putative, cyclic phosphodiesterase-like domain-containing (fragment) → MRLSFLRSIGYPPKNGGKVLAAPLGGRGESRVFDMQGTCRVDVLLFDYGGVLAEEGFREGLKAIALKNGLDPDAFFQTASEWVHASGYVTGKASEQTYWRHLRRETGIQGSDADLRREILDRFVLRDWMVRLVRVLKEAGVRLAILSDQTDWLVQLDRRDRFFQYFEAVFNSFVEGRSKRDSALFDQVVGRLGTAPSEVLFMDDNPGNIERARSRGLETILYRDRRAFLADLVRFCPFLEASVS, encoded by the coding sequence TTGAGGCTTTCCTTTCTCCGGTCGATCGGCTATCCTCCCAAAAACGGTGGCAAGGTTCTGGCGGCGCCTCTTGGCGGGCGCGGGGAGTCGAGGGTTTTTGACATGCAGGGAACATGCCGGGTGGATGTCCTCCTCTTCGACTATGGCGGTGTTCTGGCCGAGGAGGGATTCCGGGAAGGGCTCAAGGCGATTGCGCTGAAAAACGGCCTGGATCCCGATGCCTTTTTCCAGACTGCGTCCGAGTGGGTGCACGCGAGCGGGTATGTGACGGGGAAGGCGTCGGAGCAGACCTACTGGCGGCACCTCCGCCGCGAGACGGGCATCCAGGGCTCGGATGCCGATTTGCGTCGGGAGATCCTGGATCGTTTCGTCCTGCGGGACTGGATGGTGAGACTCGTCAGGGTCTTGAAAGAGGCCGGCGTGCGGTTGGCGATCCTGAGCGACCAGACCGACTGGCTGGTCCAACTCGACCGTCGTGATCGATTCTTCCAGTACTTCGAGGCCGTCTTCAACAGCTTTGTCGAGGGGCGCAGCAAGAGGGATTCGGCCCTGTTCGATCAGGTTGTGGGCCGTCTCGGCACAGCTCCTTCGGAGGTTCTCTTCATGGACGACAACCCTGGAAACATCGAGCGGGCCCGGAGCCGGGGGCTCGAGACCATCCTCTATCGGGACCGGAGGGCCTTTTTGGCCGACCTGGTCCGGTTTTGCCCTTTCCTGGAAGCCTCCGTTTCCTGA
- the glnA gene encoding putative glutamine synthetase 2 (Evidence 3 : Putative function from multiple computational evidences), producing the protein MICQTEEDVKRIVKEKNISFIQFWFTDVLGVLKSFAVTPSELEEGLSEGMGFDGSSIEGFARIQESDMIAKPDVTTFQLVPWRSGDRPVARMFCDVLNPDGTPYEGDPRYVLKRLLKKVAEKGYTFYVGPELEYFYFRSNCGTECLDTGGYFDSRPIDMGSDLRRETIFALQDMGIQVEYSHHEVAPSQHEIDLRYDEGLRMADKTMTYRLVVKEVARKNGFYATFMPKPIFGQNGSGMHVHQSLFKGERNAFYDPGDRYNLSDVARHYIAGIMRHAPEITVVTNQWVNSYKRLVPGYEAPVYVAWARRNRSAMIRVPMYKPGKEAATRIEFRSPDPSCNPYLAFAVMLGAGLEGIENKYEMPDPIEEDIFEMNPAERKAHGITDLPGNLYAATLEAEKSPLVKKVLGEHVFNKFIENKKIEWDMYRTHVSAFELERYLAKL; encoded by the coding sequence ATGATTTGTCAGACGGAAGAAGATGTCAAAAGGATCGTCAAAGAGAAAAACATCAGCTTTATCCAATTCTGGTTCACGGATGTCCTGGGGGTCCTCAAGAGTTTCGCCGTCACCCCTTCGGAGTTGGAGGAAGGTCTGAGCGAGGGCATGGGGTTCGACGGGTCGTCTATCGAGGGGTTCGCCCGCATCCAGGAAAGCGACATGATCGCGAAGCCGGATGTGACCACGTTCCAGCTGGTGCCCTGGCGCAGCGGCGACCGCCCGGTGGCCCGCATGTTCTGTGACGTGCTGAACCCGGACGGGACCCCTTACGAGGGCGACCCGCGCTATGTCCTGAAACGCCTTCTCAAGAAGGTGGCCGAAAAGGGGTATACCTTTTATGTGGGCCCCGAACTCGAGTATTTCTACTTCCGGAGCAACTGCGGCACGGAATGTCTGGATACAGGGGGGTATTTCGATTCACGTCCGATCGATATGGGGAGCGACCTCCGGCGCGAGACGATCTTCGCGCTGCAGGACATGGGGATCCAGGTCGAGTACAGCCACCACGAGGTGGCGCCGAGCCAGCACGAGATCGATCTGCGCTACGATGAAGGGCTGCGCATGGCGGACAAGACCATGACCTATCGCCTCGTCGTCAAGGAGGTTGCGAGGAAGAACGGGTTCTACGCGACCTTCATGCCCAAGCCCATCTTCGGGCAGAACGGGAGCGGCATGCATGTTCATCAGTCCCTTTTCAAGGGTGAGCGGAATGCCTTTTACGATCCGGGCGACCGCTACAACCTCTCGGATGTGGCCAGGCACTACATCGCCGGGATCATGCGCCACGCCCCGGAGATCACGGTTGTCACCAACCAGTGGGTCAACTCCTACAAACGGCTGGTCCCGGGCTACGAAGCGCCGGTCTACGTCGCCTGGGCGCGTCGGAACCGCTCGGCCATGATCCGGGTCCCCATGTACAAGCCAGGCAAAGAGGCGGCCACCCGCATCGAGTTCCGGTCTCCGGACCCGTCGTGCAATCCCTACCTGGCCTTCGCGGTCATGCTGGGCGCGGGGCTCGAGGGGATCGAGAACAAGTACGAGATGCCCGACCCGATCGAAGAGGACATCTTCGAGATGAACCCGGCGGAGCGCAAGGCCCACGGGATCACCGATCTGCCTGGAAACCTTTACGCCGCGACGCTCGAGGCGGAAAAGAGCCCCCTCGTCAAGAAGGTCCTTGGGGAGCACGTTTTCAATAAGTTCATCGAGAACAAGAAGATCGAGTGGGATATGTATCGGACGCACGTGAGCGCCTTCGAATTGGAGCGCTATCTCGCCAAGCTGTAG
- the gatB gene encoding Aspartyl/glutamyl-tRNA(Asn/Gln) amidotransferase subunit B translates to MEFETIICFETHVELKTETKLFCDCPVRYDAAPNHCSCPVCTGQPGALPVLNRRAVEFAIRAGVALGCAINRRSRFARKNYFYPDLPKGYQISQYERPFCEDGTLEIIGDDGEPYPVGIKRIHLEEDAGKLVHSSDSFEAADFSLVDYNRSSVPLLEIVGDHERNPLRSIPEARQYLEKLRQVLRYIGISDCSMEKGQLRCDVNVSLRRKGQPHFGNRTEVKNMSSFRFIADALQYEIRRQAEILRSGGAVDQETRLFDEQKGITLPMRSKEDAPDYRYFPDPDLVEVEIDDAFLEGVRRALPELPDRKIERVIAEYGIARKDALILTRERAVCDYFERSAARCADARRLGAWLIKELFRLLNDASVPIEACPVPDAAFAELIDLIAEGTITDAIGRTVLEEMFATSRRPGEIIAARNLQPIQDEDALSDILNEVLKENPDIVDQILRGNRKPMDFLIGQVMRKTRGKADARKVKGLLEEKFAP, encoded by the coding sequence ATGGAATTCGAGACCATCATCTGTTTTGAAACGCACGTCGAACTGAAGACCGAGACGAAGCTCTTCTGCGACTGCCCGGTCCGGTACGACGCCGCCCCGAACCACTGCAGCTGCCCGGTCTGCACCGGCCAACCAGGTGCGCTCCCGGTCCTGAACCGGCGGGCCGTGGAATTCGCAATCCGGGCCGGCGTCGCCCTGGGGTGCGCCATCAACCGGCGCTCGCGCTTCGCCCGCAAGAACTACTTCTACCCGGACCTGCCCAAAGGCTACCAGATCTCCCAATACGAAAGGCCCTTCTGTGAAGACGGGACCCTCGAGATCATCGGGGACGACGGCGAACCTTACCCCGTGGGAATCAAACGCATCCACCTCGAAGAGGACGCCGGAAAGCTGGTCCATTCGTCGGATTCGTTCGAGGCGGCGGATTTCAGCCTCGTGGACTACAACCGCTCGAGCGTGCCACTCCTCGAGATCGTCGGGGACCACGAGCGCAACCCCCTGCGCTCGATCCCGGAGGCGCGGCAGTACCTCGAGAAGCTGCGCCAGGTCCTGCGCTATATCGGCATCAGCGACTGCAGCATGGAAAAGGGCCAGCTGCGCTGCGACGTGAACGTCTCCCTGCGGAGGAAAGGCCAGCCGCACTTCGGCAACCGCACGGAGGTCAAGAACATGTCCTCCTTCCGCTTCATCGCCGACGCCCTCCAGTACGAGATCCGGCGGCAGGCTGAGATCCTGCGTTCGGGCGGCGCGGTCGACCAGGAGACCCGTCTCTTCGACGAGCAGAAAGGGATCACCCTCCCCATGCGCAGCAAGGAAGACGCGCCGGACTACCGCTACTTCCCGGACCCGGACCTCGTCGAGGTGGAGATCGATGACGCGTTCCTCGAAGGTGTCCGCCGTGCCTTGCCGGAGCTCCCCGACCGGAAGATCGAACGGGTGATCGCGGAATACGGGATCGCCCGCAAGGATGCGCTGATCCTCACCCGGGAGCGTGCCGTCTGCGACTACTTCGAGCGCTCCGCCGCTCGCTGCGCGGACGCCAGGCGCCTCGGGGCCTGGCTGATCAAGGAGCTCTTCAGGCTGCTGAACGACGCCTCTGTGCCCATCGAGGCCTGCCCGGTGCCGGACGCGGCCTTTGCCGAGCTCATCGACCTGATCGCGGAGGGTACGATCACGGACGCGATCGGCCGCACGGTCCTCGAGGAGATGTTCGCCACCTCCCGAAGACCCGGCGAGATCATCGCCGCCCGGAACCTCCAGCCGATCCAGGACGAAGACGCCCTCTCGGACATTTTGAACGAGGTCCTGAAGGAGAACCCGGACATCGTGGATCAGATCCTGCGCGGCAACCGCAAGCCCATGGATTTCCTCATCGGACAGGTCATGCGCAAGACCCGCGGAAAAGCGGATGCCCGAAAGGTCAAAGGCCTCCTGGAGGAGAAATTCGCGCCCTGA
- the gatA gene encoding Glutamyl-tRNA(Gln) amidotransferase subunit A yields MELCDHSAGELARMLRAGETTSVEITRSVLQRIDEREAEINAYITVDREGALRQAQEADERFRGGGRIPALNGIPLAVKDILCTRGIRTTCASRILHAFKATYDATAFRRVMDEGAVLIGKTNLDEFGMGSSTENSVFGPTRNPVDTGLVAGGSSGGSAAAVAAGEAVIALGTDTGGSIRLPAAFCGCVGIKPTYGRVSRFGLIAYASSLDQVGALARTVEDTAFVLNAIAGHDPLDTTSAALPVPDFTAGLGTGVDGLRIGLPREYFVEGLDPRIRECVLGAASLLERNGARIVEVSLPHARYAISAYYLIATAEASSNLARYDGVKYGFRSEEETDLLGMYAATRSQGFGSEVKRRIMLGTYVLSAGYYDAYYRKAQEARTLIKQDFDAAFEGVDCMLAPVSPCLPFKLGEKLDDPLQMYLVDIYTVSLNLSGLPGMSIPCGRVDGLPVGLQIIGRAFDEATILRLGHACETLLGRI; encoded by the coding sequence ATGGAACTATGCGATCACAGCGCGGGCGAACTGGCCCGAATGTTGAGGGCGGGCGAAACGACCTCCGTCGAGATCACCCGCTCCGTGCTTCAGAGAATCGACGAGCGGGAAGCGGAGATCAACGCCTATATCACCGTCGACCGTGAAGGCGCGCTCCGGCAGGCGCAGGAGGCGGACGAGCGCTTCCGGGGCGGGGGGCGGATCCCGGCGTTGAACGGCATCCCGCTGGCGGTCAAGGACATCCTCTGCACCCGCGGCATCCGCACCACCTGCGCCTCCAGGATCCTGCACGCCTTCAAGGCCACCTATGACGCGACCGCCTTCCGCAGGGTCATGGACGAAGGCGCCGTCCTCATCGGCAAGACCAACCTGGACGAGTTCGGGATGGGGTCGTCGACCGAAAACAGCGTCTTCGGACCGACGCGCAACCCGGTCGACACGGGTCTCGTAGCCGGCGGGTCGAGCGGCGGATCGGCGGCGGCAGTGGCCGCCGGCGAGGCTGTCATCGCCCTCGGCACCGACACGGGGGGCTCCATCCGCCTGCCCGCGGCCTTCTGCGGCTGCGTCGGAATCAAACCCACCTACGGCCGCGTCTCCCGCTTCGGCCTCATCGCCTATGCCTCGTCCCTCGATCAGGTGGGGGCGCTCGCACGGACCGTCGAAGACACGGCCTTCGTCTTGAATGCGATCGCCGGGCACGACCCCCTGGACACCACGAGCGCCGCCCTCCCCGTACCCGATTTCACGGCAGGGCTGGGAACGGGTGTAGACGGACTGCGCATCGGTCTCCCGCGCGAATACTTCGTCGAGGGGCTCGATCCACGTATCCGGGAGTGCGTCCTCGGGGCCGCCTCCCTGCTCGAGCGAAACGGCGCCCGCATCGTGGAGGTCAGCCTCCCCCACGCCCGCTACGCCATCAGCGCCTATTACCTCATCGCCACGGCGGAGGCGAGCAGCAACCTCGCCCGCTACGACGGGGTCAAGTACGGCTTCCGCTCCGAGGAGGAAACGGACCTTCTCGGGATGTACGCGGCCACCCGCAGCCAGGGGTTCGGGAGCGAGGTCAAGCGGCGGATCATGCTCGGCACCTATGTCCTTTCGGCCGGCTACTACGATGCCTATTACCGTAAGGCGCAGGAGGCGCGCACCCTTATCAAGCAGGATTTCGACGCGGCCTTCGAAGGGGTCGACTGCATGCTGGCACCGGTCTCCCCTTGCCTGCCCTTCAAACTGGGGGAAAAGCTCGACGACCCGCTCCAGATGTACCTGGTGGACATCTACACGGTGTCGCTCAATCTCTCGGGCCTGCCGGGGATGAGCATCCCCTGCGGAAGGGTGGACGGGCTCCCCGTCGGGCTGCAGATCATCGGCAGGGCCTTCGACGAGGCGACCATCCTCCGCCTCGGGCATGCCTGCGAAACGCTCTTGGGACGGATCTGA
- the aspS gene encoding Aspartate--tRNA ligase 1, with product MQWKNRTYCGEVSGEQAGAAVVLMGWVDAVRDHGNLLFIHLRDIRGIVQVVFNPQTGADLYLEATRLKEEYVVEIEGVVHLREPGTENPNLATGRVEVYASRLRLFARSRTLPFQISEKAMVFGEELKSSPESVDEELRLQYRYLDLRRPTVQARFIQRYRIIRCIRDFLDERGFVEIETPFLTRSTPEGARDFLVPSRTHQGKFYALPQSPQLFKQLLMVGGMDRYFQIARCFRDEDLRPNRQPEFTQLDLEASFIDEEFIYEMLEELTCRIFAVGAIDLPRPFPRMTYAEAMSRYGSDRPDLRFDMAFEDLTDLFEETGYAIFRRIRDEGGLIKGFCVKGAADLLSKNILQNEYALKLVPAFGGKGMTWMKVAGGRLESNIVQFFSPEEQAGLVARFQAAEGDVLMLIADTDRDLAHKVLAALRLHVAQRLDRIPQDRFRPLWVTDFPLFEWKEGRLSSQHHPFTMPDRTDFDPRDVEGCLRLNSRAYDLVMNGEELGGGSIRIHDMAVQRKIFEALELSPEEAEGKFGFFLNALEFGAPPHAGLALGLDRVIAMILKEPNIREIIAFPKNRSAFCPLTRAPAGVDPLQLEELGIGLTGSGGGAKDSAAAQSSKAAVRSERISTAEVRHVARLARLKIDDTEVRAFQKDLNAVLEHFETLQELDTRDVEPMSHVLDLKNVWREDVPREGKEIEPLLQNAPMREADYFKVPKILEG from the coding sequence ATGCAATGGAAAAACAGAACCTACTGCGGTGAGGTCAGCGGGGAGCAGGCCGGCGCCGCCGTCGTCCTCATGGGCTGGGTGGACGCCGTCCGCGACCACGGGAACCTTCTCTTCATCCATCTGAGAGACATCCGCGGGATCGTACAGGTCGTTTTCAACCCACAGACCGGGGCGGATCTCTACCTCGAGGCCACACGCCTCAAAGAGGAGTACGTCGTCGAGATCGAAGGCGTGGTGCATCTCCGTGAGCCCGGCACCGAGAATCCAAACCTTGCGACCGGCCGGGTCGAGGTGTATGCCTCGCGGCTCAGGCTCTTTGCGCGGTCCAGAACGCTGCCCTTTCAGATCTCCGAAAAGGCCATGGTCTTCGGGGAAGAGCTCAAGTCGTCCCCTGAAAGCGTCGACGAAGAGCTGCGGCTGCAGTACCGCTACCTCGACTTGCGCCGTCCCACGGTCCAGGCCCGATTCATTCAGCGTTATCGAATCATCCGTTGCATCCGGGATTTCCTGGACGAGCGCGGCTTCGTCGAGATCGAGACCCCCTTCCTCACCCGCAGTACACCGGAGGGCGCCCGGGATTTTCTGGTCCCGAGCCGCACCCACCAGGGGAAGTTCTACGCCCTCCCCCAGTCTCCGCAGCTCTTCAAGCAGCTCCTGATGGTCGGCGGGATGGACCGGTACTTTCAGATCGCGCGCTGCTTCCGGGACGAGGACCTTCGCCCGAACCGTCAACCGGAATTCACCCAGCTCGACCTCGAGGCCTCCTTCATCGACGAGGAGTTCATCTACGAGATGCTCGAGGAGCTGACCTGTCGGATCTTCGCCGTCGGCGCGATCGACCTCCCGAGGCCCTTCCCCCGCATGACCTACGCGGAGGCCATGTCGCGCTACGGGAGCGACCGGCCGGACCTCCGCTTCGACATGGCCTTCGAAGACCTGACCGATCTCTTCGAAGAGACGGGCTACGCCATATTCCGGCGCATCCGGGATGAAGGGGGCCTCATCAAGGGCTTCTGCGTAAAGGGCGCCGCCGATCTCCTGAGCAAGAACATCCTGCAGAACGAATACGCCCTGAAGCTCGTCCCCGCCTTCGGGGGCAAGGGAATGACCTGGATGAAGGTCGCCGGCGGCCGTCTCGAATCGAACATCGTCCAGTTCTTCAGCCCGGAGGAGCAGGCCGGGCTGGTCGCACGCTTCCAGGCCGCCGAGGGCGACGTCCTGATGCTCATCGCCGACACAGACCGGGACTTGGCGCACAAGGTCCTCGCCGCGCTGAGGCTTCACGTCGCCCAGCGGCTCGACCGGATCCCCCAGGACCGCTTCCGGCCCTTGTGGGTGACAGACTTCCCGCTCTTCGAATGGAAGGAGGGGAGGCTCAGCTCCCAGCACCACCCGTTCACCATGCCTGACCGGACCGATTTCGACCCCCGCGACGTCGAGGGCTGCCTGCGGCTCAACTCGCGGGCCTATGACCTTGTCATGAACGGCGAAGAACTGGGGGGCGGCAGCATCCGCATCCACGACATGGCGGTGCAGCGCAAGATCTTCGAGGCCCTCGAGCTGAGCCCCGAAGAGGCGGAAGGGAAGTTCGGGTTTTTCCTGAACGCGCTCGAGTTCGGCGCACCGCCCCACGCGGGGCTCGCGCTCGGCCTCGACCGAGTGATCGCCATGATCCTCAAGGAACCTAACATCCGGGAGATCATCGCCTTTCCCAAGAACCGCAGCGCCTTCTGCCCGTTGACACGCGCACCGGCCGGCGTCGATCCCCTGCAGCTGGAAGAGCTCGGCATCGGCCTCACAGGCTCAGGCGGCGGCGCCAAGGATTCCGCCGCCGCCCAGTCGTCGAAGGCGGCCGTCCGCAGCGAGCGGATCAGCACGGCGGAGGTCCGGCACGTGGCCCGTCTGGCACGCCTCAAGATCGACGACACGGAGGTCCGGGCCTTCCAGAAAGACCTGAACGCGGTCCTCGAGCACTTCGAGACCCTTCAGGAGCTCGACACTCGGGACGTCGAGCCGATGAGCCACGTCCTCGATCTCAAGAACGTCTGGAGGGAAGACGTCCCGCGGGAAGGCAAGGAGATCGAACCTCTCCTCCAAAACGCGCCCATGCGCGAGGCGGACTACTTCAAGGTCCCGAAGATCCTGGAAGGCTGA
- a CDS encoding hypothetical protein (Evidence 5 : Unknown function) encodes MASVLSELALSGYYNARIISCDGLALLLLALYAGIKLNLVSHPEMVFFGQSRRQSARLLVRRPGGRLRANG; translated from the coding sequence TTGGCAAGTGTTTTAAGTGAGCTTGCTTTAAGCGGTTATTATAATGCGAGAATCATTTCCTGCGACGGACTGGCACTATTGTTGCTAGCCTTGTATGCCGGAATCAAACTGAATTTGGTTTCCCATCCGGAAATGGTCTTTTTTGGCCAATCTCGGCGTCAATCCGCACGTTTGCTTGTGCGGCGACCTGGAGGCCGCCTCCGCGCAAACGGTTGA
- a CDS encoding hypothetical protein (Evidence 5 : Unknown function) yields the protein MANLGVNPHVCLCGDLEAASAQTVDFLDIGQTGTRREAVGLSTRSV from the coding sequence TTGGCCAATCTCGGCGTCAATCCGCACGTTTGCTTGTGCGGCGACCTGGAGGCCGCCTCCGCGCAAACGGTTGATTTCCTTGATATTGGCCAAACCGGGACCCGCCGCGAAGCGGTGGGACTGAGCACGCGTAGCGTGTAA
- a CDS encoding hypothetical protein (Evidence 5 : Unknown function), translating to METGFCREIISGWDRIGIPVRRFTAGIEGGEPPARCGTGQGYGIIVARAGFEEDRRGLPAKTRGS from the coding sequence TTGGAAACCGGGTTTTGCCGGGAAATCATTTCCGGATGGGATCGAATTGGAATCCCGGTGAGACGCTTCACCGCCGGCATCGAGGGCGGGGAGCCCCCTGCGCGGTGCGGCACCGGGCAGGGATATGGCATCATCGTGGCCCGTGCCGGTTTCGAAGAAGACCGGAGGGGCCTCCCAGCGAAGACGAGAGGATCATAA